One window of Bacillus alkalicellulosilyticus genomic DNA carries:
- a CDS encoding UDP-N-acetylmuramoyl-L-alanyl-D-glutamate--2,6-diaminopimelate ligase: MKLRSLLESINIPYEKDTIPEIDIEGLHFHSKKMSKNHVFVAISGYELDGHNFINDAINAGAVAVIGEKPITNLQVPYFQVSNARKILPQLAKTFYGNPNENHTIIGITGTNGKTTSSYMLRHILEHAGIPCSLIGTISHIINGEQYPSGNTTPDSLTLHQLISKSKDSVIIIEVSSHGIDQGRVEGIEFDYALFTNLSHDHLNYHGSLFSYFDTKAKLFDQIKKQGTAYICTSSEWGTRLVDRLIDRNRNVCSVGYQEADHYNLENVSVEFATEFTLNDGKNKHKVTLPMSGVHNAWNASLTFVAAQGLGIEPKNVIEGLSSFPGVPGRFEKYSSDSGITCVVDYAHTPDALTHCLQTVKKISRGRVFHVFGFRGKGDVSKRKEMILLSAQLSDQFVLTLDDLNGVSEGEMLNEYHKMQLKYGGDKGKVFKDRTIAIQFAIEQAQPDDWIVITGKGPESYKHSFFWPTKTDKDTFIYLTEVEDAIEVPISITEIEQQYPPIH, from the coding sequence ATGAAGTTACGTTCGTTGTTAGAGTCCATTAACATACCATATGAAAAGGATACGATACCAGAAATTGATATCGAAGGTCTACACTTTCATTCTAAGAAAATGTCAAAGAATCATGTGTTTGTAGCCATTTCTGGATATGAGTTGGATGGACATAACTTTATTAATGATGCTATAAATGCGGGAGCAGTAGCGGTAATTGGTGAGAAGCCGATTACTAACTTACAAGTTCCTTATTTTCAAGTTTCAAATGCACGAAAAATTCTGCCACAACTAGCAAAGACATTCTACGGCAATCCAAATGAAAATCATACGATTATCGGTATTACTGGAACAAACGGAAAGACTACATCTTCCTATATGCTAAGGCATATCCTTGAACATGCTGGTATTCCGTGTTCTTTAATCGGTACGATTTCACACATTATTAATGGTGAACAATATCCTTCTGGGAATACTACACCAGATTCTTTAACCTTGCACCAACTTATTTCCAAAAGTAAGGATAGTGTCATTATAATAGAAGTTTCTTCCCATGGTATCGACCAAGGAAGAGTTGAAGGCATTGAGTTTGATTATGCCCTTTTTACGAATTTAAGCCATGACCATCTTAATTATCATGGTTCTCTTTTCAGCTACTTTGACACGAAAGCGAAATTGTTTGACCAAATAAAAAAACAGGGGACGGCATATATTTGTACATCAAGTGAATGGGGAACACGATTAGTCGACCGTTTAATTGATAGAAACCGAAATGTATGTTCAGTTGGATATCAAGAAGCAGATCATTATAATTTAGAAAACGTAAGTGTAGAATTTGCTACGGAGTTTACTTTAAATGATGGAAAAAACAAACATAAAGTGACATTGCCAATGAGTGGTGTTCATAATGCATGGAATGCCTCGCTTACCTTTGTTGCAGCACAAGGACTAGGGATTGAACCAAAGAATGTCATTGAAGGCCTTTCAAGCTTTCCTGGTGTTCCTGGTAGGTTTGAAAAATATAGTTCCGATTCTGGTATTACTTGTGTTGTTGACTATGCGCATACGCCAGATGCCCTAACGCATTGTTTGCAAACTGTTAAAAAAATAAGTAGGGGACGAGTCTTTCACGTATTTGGTTTTCGTGGCAAAGGTGATGTCTCTAAACGAAAAGAAATGATTTTGCTTTCTGCTCAACTAAGTGATCAGTTTGTTTTAACTCTTGATGATTTAAATGGGGTATCAGAAGGCGAGATGCTAAATGAATATCATAAAATGCAACTGAAATATGGCGGAGATAAAGGGAAAGTTTTTAAGGACCGTACGATAGCAATTCAGTTTGCAATAGAACAAGCACAACCAGATGATTGGATTGTCATCACTGGAAAAGGTCCTGAATCCTATAAGCATTCTTTTTTTTGGCCAACCAAAACGGATAAAGATACATTTATCTATTTAACAGAAGTAGAAGACGCAATAGAGGTGCCTATTTCGATTACTGAAATTGAACAACAGTATCCACCGATACACTAA
- a CDS encoding NAD(P)-dependent oxidoreductase: MKGIYQKQRSIIVEQRRDVMLSKDNTVIGFIGTGVMGSSMASHLLDASYPVLVFNRTKEKANALLEKGAHWRDSIIELASEADVIITILGFPDDVEETYLGPNGIIDSARPGTYLIDMTTSSPMLAKKIHEGAKTRHMYALDAPVSGGDIGARKGELTIMVGGDDWAYSDVESILNIMGSNVILQGPAGSGQYTKMCNQIAIASTMMGVTEAITYAERAGLDPHRVLESISTGAAGSWSLSNLVPRMMQEDFAPGFYIKHFIKDMKIAVESAEELGLSTPGLCLAKSLYEQLAERGEDSSGTQALYKYYKENA; encoded by the coding sequence ATGAAGGGAATATATCAAAAACAGAGAAGTATTATAGTAGAACAAAGGAGGGATGTTATGCTGAGTAAAGATAACACAGTTATTGGTTTTATCGGTACAGGTGTAATGGGAAGTAGTATGGCAAGTCATCTATTAGACGCTTCATATCCAGTTCTTGTTTTTAATCGTACGAAAGAGAAAGCAAATGCCTTGTTAGAAAAAGGAGCGCACTGGCGGGATTCAATTATAGAATTAGCGTCAGAGGCAGATGTGATTATTACCATCTTAGGATTTCCTGACGATGTGGAAGAAACTTATTTAGGTCCAAATGGAATTATTGACTCAGCACGTCCTGGCACATATCTAATCGATATGACAACATCTAGTCCGATGCTTGCAAAGAAGATTCATGAAGGAGCAAAAACTCGACACATGTACGCCTTGGATGCTCCAGTTTCTGGTGGTGATATTGGAGCAAGAAAAGGAGAGCTAACGATCATGGTTGGAGGGGATGACTGGGCCTATTCTGATGTAGAATCCATATTAAACATCATGGGGTCTAATGTCATTCTTCAAGGACCTGCAGGGTCAGGTCAATACACAAAAATGTGCAACCAAATCGCGATTGCTTCTACGATGATGGGTGTTACTGAAGCAATTACTTATGCGGAACGGGCAGGGCTTGACCCACACCGTGTGCTAGAAAGTATTTCTACAGGAGCCGCAGGAAGTTGGTCATTATCAAACTTAGTTCCTAGAATGATGCAAGAAGATTTTGCTCCGGGGTTTTATATAAAACATTTTATTAAAGATATGAAAATTGCTGTTGAATCAGCGGAAGAACTGGGGCTTTCGACACCTGGTCTTTGTTTAGCGAAATCGCTATACGAACAACTCGCTGAACGCGGGGAAGATAGTAGCGGAACTCAAGCACTTTATAAATATTACAAAGAAAACGCGTAG
- a CDS encoding aspartate:alanine exchanger family transporter — MTIISLLENPLVLIFFILLLGSLIGQIEIKGLNLGASGVLLVAMVFGHYGYQIPTIVQQLGLSLFIVSVGLQAGPRFFRMLKSSGLIFGIIGFLIVVVATITTIIVAKVFDISAPLSIGLMTGALTSTPGLAAGLEATNDPLVSVGYGIAYPFGVVAVVLFVQLLPRILKIDLQKDLDKKVNPVRKTSTLEKRIIEVTKDRIHKRTIKEIQQELKSAVVISRIMRGDRNFLGRNDTVLLKGDKMIVVGYPEDLEPFQLEIGNQVKEDIHFQTNLKIHRVVVESQELLGKNVRDIKLREQYGVTVTRMERAGYEFPQSPTWRFERGDILTIVGSDRRIEEVKKLFGISTLNETNVHIFSLSIILLIGILIGMVPIQIPGLGTMTLGVAGGPLFIAIIIAHFGKIGPIHARYYQPSNRVIRDVGLVLFLAGAGTMAGQGLVDVVASQGIGLLIGGAIITLVPMFFAIVLARKIFKLSMVHSLGAICGGLTSTPGLGACNTLIDSEDPAIAYAAAYPIALIFVAISAQLLALIL, encoded by the coding sequence ATGACTATCATATCGTTGTTAGAGAACCCGTTAGTATTAATCTTTTTTATCTTGCTTCTTGGTTCTCTTATCGGTCAAATTGAAATTAAAGGTTTAAACCTTGGTGCTTCAGGAGTTTTACTTGTTGCGATGGTATTTGGTCATTATGGGTATCAAATTCCAACGATAGTACAGCAACTGGGTCTTAGCTTATTTATTGTTTCGGTAGGTTTACAAGCCGGACCACGTTTTTTTCGGATGTTAAAAAGCAGTGGTCTTATCTTTGGTATTATCGGTTTTCTTATTGTCGTTGTGGCTACCATTACTACAATTATTGTTGCAAAGGTTTTTGATATAAGTGCACCTCTTAGTATAGGCTTAATGACAGGAGCACTGACGAGCACTCCTGGTTTAGCAGCAGGCCTTGAAGCGACAAACGACCCGTTAGTGTCAGTAGGATACGGAATTGCTTATCCTTTTGGTGTTGTAGCCGTTGTCCTATTTGTACAATTACTTCCAAGGATTCTAAAGATAGATTTACAAAAGGATTTAGATAAAAAAGTAAACCCTGTTCGAAAAACAAGTACGCTTGAAAAAAGAATCATTGAAGTTACAAAAGATCGTATCCATAAACGAACAATAAAAGAAATCCAGCAAGAATTAAAAAGTGCGGTTGTTATTAGCCGTATCATGCGTGGCGACCGTAATTTTTTAGGAAGAAATGATACGGTGTTACTAAAAGGCGACAAAATGATTGTGGTTGGCTATCCAGAGGATTTAGAACCATTTCAACTTGAAATTGGAAATCAGGTAAAAGAAGATATCCATTTCCAGACGAATTTAAAAATCCACCGAGTTGTCGTTGAATCACAAGAACTTCTCGGGAAAAACGTAAGAGATATAAAGCTAAGAGAACAATACGGAGTAACTGTGACGAGGATGGAGCGTGCTGGTTATGAATTTCCTCAATCCCCAACATGGCGTTTTGAGCGAGGGGATATTTTAACCATTGTCGGAAGTGATAGAAGAATCGAAGAAGTGAAGAAATTGTTTGGTATCTCTACATTGAATGAAACGAATGTCCATATTTTTTCACTTAGTATCATTCTGTTAATTGGTATTTTAATTGGAATGGTACCCATTCAAATTCCTGGTCTAGGAACGATGACATTAGGTGTCGCTGGAGGTCCTTTGTTTATTGCCATTATCATTGCTCACTTTGGAAAAATCGGTCCAATACATGCCCGCTATTATCAACCTTCTAATCGAGTCATACGTGATGTAGGGTTAGTCTTGTTTTTAGCTGGTGCGGGTACGATGGCTGGACAGGGATTAGTTGATGTGGTTGCAAGCCAAGGGATAGGCTTGCTTATTGGCGGAGCAATCATTACGCTAGTACCAATGTTTTTTGCGATTGTGTTAGCTAGAAAAATATTTAAATTGAGTATGGTGCACTCTCTAGGAGCAATTTGTGGTGGACTTACAAGTACTCCTGGTTTAGGCGCATGTAATACGCTAATTGATTCTGAGGACCCTGCGATTGCATATGCTGCTGCTTACCCAATAGCTTTAATTTTTGTGGCCATTTCAGCTCAATTATTAGCATTAATCCTTTAA
- the nirD gene encoding nitrite reductase small subunit NirD: MLTETRKINIGNLSDLVIGIGHPLTVLDHELAIFRLSDNTVRVIENKSPHPKGGVLSEGLVSGEYVYCPVYDWKISLVDGLVQAPDQGKVKTYVVELDGDTIYLMV; encoded by the coding sequence ATGCTAACAGAAACAAGAAAAATAAACATTGGAAACTTATCTGATTTAGTCATTGGCATTGGTCACCCATTAACAGTACTTGACCATGAACTTGCTATATTTCGCTTGTCAGATAACACGGTCCGTGTCATTGAAAATAAAAGTCCACATCCAAAAGGCGGTGTCCTTTCTGAAGGACTTGTAAGTGGGGAATATGTATATTGTCCAGTGTACGACTGGAAGATTTCATTAGTAGATGGTCTTGTACAAGCGCCTGACCAAGGGAAAGTGAAAACGTATGTAGTGGAGTTAGATGGAGATACGATTTATCTTATGGTATAA